In Ostrea edulis chromosome 10, xbOstEdul1.1, whole genome shotgun sequence, one genomic interval encodes:
- the LOC125665269 gene encoding proline-rich protein 2-like, which translates to MVFRLFPVPNKRRKPGQRQQTRPQRQQQFGPVSREQLHPPTGFQPFRVPQIHQAQFHPIPHPQFLHHPQPVNHTPQPYLLIPLQQPQQRQQTNKNKATQRMLQGQHAPQQRQHAPQQGQHAPQQGQHAPQQGQPAPQQVQHAPQQGQPSPQQGQPSPQQGQPTPQQGQPAPQQVQHAPQQGQHAPQQGQPAPQQGQPAPQQGQYAPQQGQHAPQQGQPAPQQGQPAPQQGQPAPQQGQPAPLQGQHAPQQVQHAPQQVQHAPPPRQSAPQPQFATLQPFSIAQMQPRYIVPQHQQFPPPHMFHPQENYYYPPLYQPHHQLPQTPRPITTTTTTTTTTTPEMEGEMEVRSSTPAPQINTQCNYWAMDHGVHNWYPCPMPPQVSTTTPRTTTHPCPTTLVTVPHIPHITNEWDYWYKWHQCPMVPVPTEMQAIFGPFDFDFIMDSLTTALPMPMHIIPVIRPGHH; encoded by the coding sequence ATGGTTTTCCGTCTTTTTCCAGTGCCAAATAAGCGGCGAAAACCGGGTCAACGGCAACAAACGAGGCCACAACGACAGCAGCAATTTGGGCCTGTATCTCGCGAGCAGCTTCATCCACCAACGGGGTTTCAGCCATTCCGAGTTCCACAGATTCATCAAGCACAATTCCACCCAATACCGCATCCACAGTTTCTGCATCACCCACAACCAGTGAACCACACACCACAACCGTATCTTCTTATTCCACTTCAGCAACCACAACAAcgacaacaaacaaacaaaaacaaagcaaCACAGCGAATGCTACAGGGACAACATGCTCCGCAGCAGAGACAACATGCTCCGCAACAGGGACAACATGCTCCGCAACAGGGACAACATGCTCCGCAACAGGGACAACCTGCTCCGCAACAGGTACAACATGCTCCGCAACAGGGACAACCTTCTCCGCAACAGGGACAACCTTCTCCGCAACAGGGACAACCTACTCCGCAACAGGGACAACCTGCTCCACAACAGGTACAACATGCTCCGCAACAGGGACAACATGCTCCGCAACAGGGACAACCTGCTCCGCAACAGGGACAACCTGCTCCGCAACAAGGACAATATGCTCCGCAACAGGGACAACATGCTCCGCAACAGGGACAACCTGCTCCGCAACAGGGACAACCTGCTCCGCAACAGGGACAACCTGCTCCGCAACAGGGACAACCTGCTCCGCTACAAGGACAACATGCTCCGCAACAGGTACAACATGCTCCGCAACAGGTACAACATGCTCCGCCACCAAGACAATCTGCTCCTCAGCCTCAGTTTGCCACGCTACAACCGTTTTCTATTGCACAAATGCAACCGAGGTACATTGTTCCACAACACCAGCAATTTCCTCCTCCTCATATGTTCCACCCACAAGAAAATTACTATTACCCACCACTTTATCAACCCCATCATCAACTACCACAGACACCTAGACCAATCACCACAACAACTACCACAACTACCACCACAACACCGGAAATGGAGGGAGAGATGGAAGTAAGATCAAGCACCCCTGCGCCGCAGATCAACACACAGTGTAACTACTGGGCCATGGACCACGGCGTGCACAACTGGTACCCGTGTCCAATGCCGCCACAAGTCAGCACTACAACCCCGAGAACGACCACACACCCCTGTCCCACGACCCTAGTCACTGTCCCACACATCCCACACATCACCAACGAATGGGACTACTGGTATAAATGGCACCAATGCCCAATGGTGCCAGTACCCACGGAAATGCAAGCAATCTTTGGACCTTTCGACTTCGACTTCATAATGGACTCCCTTACTACTGCGCTGCCCATGCCCATGCACATCATTCCGGTTATTAGGCCCGGCCATCATTAA
- the LOC130051125 gene encoding ataxin-2 homolog: MPHPQFLHHSQQVNHPPKPYLFLPLQHRQQLQQRQQTKTKETTQRMPQVQPAPQQVQPPPQRGQPPLQQGKHVPPPQFATLQPFSVTQMQPRYIVPQHQQFPPPHMFHPQENYYYPPLYQPHHQLPHTPRPTTTTTTTTTTTAPEMEGETEVKSGTPAPQINTQCNYWVMDRGVQKWYPCPMPPQASTTTLRTTTRPHYWYIQKGVYKWYPCPTPPVPTTMQTTFGIFDFIIDPPTTQLPMHVVPVVRPGPVKVDITYTEVEQSK, encoded by the exons ATGCCACATCCACAGTTTCTGCATCACTCACAACAAGTGAACCACCCACCAAAACCGTATCTTTTTCTTCCGCTTCAGCACCGACAACAGCTTCAACAAcgacaacaaacaaaaacaaaggaaACAACACAGCGAATGCCACAGGTACAACCTGCTCCTCAACAGGTACAACCTCCTCCGCAACGGGGACAACCTCCTCTGCAACAGGGAAAACATGTTCCGCCGCCTCAGTTTGCCACGCTACAACCGTTTTCTGTTACACAAATGCAACCGAGGTACATTGTTCCACAACACCAACAATTTCCTCCTCCTCATATGTTCCACCCACAAGAAAATTACTATTACCCACCACTTTATCAACCTCATCATCAACTACCACATACACCTAGACCAACCACCACAACAACTACCACAACTACCACCACAGCACCGGAAATGGAGGGAGAGACGGAAGTAAAATCAGGCACCCCTGCGCCGCAGATCAACACCCAGTGTAACTACTGGGTCATGGACCGCGGCGTGCAGAAGTGGTACCCGTGTCCAATGCCGCCACAAGCCAGCACTACAACCCTGAGAACGACCACACGCCCCC ACTACTGGTACATCCAGAAGGGGGTGTATAAATGGTATCCATGCCCAACGCCGCCAGTACCCACGACAATGCAAACGACCTTTGGAATTTTCGACTTTATAATTGACCCCCCTACTACTCAGCTGCCCATGCACGTCGTTCCAGTTGTTAGGCCCGGTCCTGTCAAAGTGGACATCACGTATACGGAGGTAGAGCAAAGCAAGTAA